The following proteins come from a genomic window of Ictidomys tridecemlineatus isolate mIctTri1 chromosome 9, mIctTri1.hap1, whole genome shotgun sequence:
- the Coq2 gene encoding 4-hydroxybenzoate polyprenyltransferase, mitochondrial isoform X6, protein MLGFRGVVLARGLRAVASAWLRDSSCRALAVAHTAGAPRAGDWLSPAPPQLHRRPLSLSAAAVVSSAPRPVQPYLRLMRLDKPIGTWLLYLPCTWSIGLAAEPGCFPDWYMLSLFGTGAILMRGAGCTINDMWDHDYDKKVTRTANRPIAAGDISIFQSFVFLGGQLTLALGILLCLNYYSIALGATSLLLVITYPLMKRITYWPQLALGLTFNWGALLGWSAIKGSCDPSVCLPLYFSGVMWTLIYDTIYAHQDKRDDALIGLKSTALRFQENTKQWLTGFSVAMMGALSLVGVNSDQTVPYYAALATVGAHLAHQGLTKLL, encoded by the exons ATGCTGGGCTTTCGGGGAGTAGTACTTGCACGGGGCCTGCGGGCCGTGGCGTCGGCATGGCTGCGGGACTCGAGTTGCCGTGCGCTGGCCGTGGCGCACACAGCAGGCGCGCCCCGCGCAGGGGActggctgtccccagccccaCCGCAGCTACACCGGCGCCCGCTCAGCCTTTCGGCCGCGGCGGTCGTGAGCTCGGCGCCCCGCCCTGTGCAGCCCTATCTGCGCCTCATGCGGTTGGACAAGCCCATTG GAACCTGGCTACTGTATTTGCCATGTACCTGGAGCATTGGTTTGGCAGCTGAACCAGGTTGTTTTCCAGATTGGTACATGTTATCCCTCTTTGGCACTGGAGCTATTCTGATGCGTGGAGCAGGCTGTACTATTAATGACATGTGGGATCATGACTACGATAAAAAG GTTACAAGAACAGCAAATCGTCCAATAGCTGCTGGAGACATTTCAATTTTTCAatcctttgtttttcttggagGACAGCTGACCTTGGCACTGGGTATTCTTCTGTGTTTGAATTACTACag tataGCTCTGGGAGCAACATCCTTACTTCTTGTCATCACCTACCCACTAATGAAGAGAATTACATACTGGCCTCAGTTAGCCTTGG GGCTGACTTTTAATTGGGGAGCATTACTTGGATGGTCTGCTATCAAGGGTTCCTGTGATCCATCTGTGTGCCTGCCTCTTTATTTTTCTGGAGTTATGTGGACACTGATATATGATACTATATATGCTCATCag GACAAAAGAGACGATGCTCTGATTGGTCTTAAGTCCACAGCACTGCGGTTCCAAGAAAACACCAAGCAGTGGCTAACTGGCTTCAGTGTTGCCATGATGGGGGCGCTGAGCCTAGTGGGAGTAAATAGTGATCAAACTGTACCATACTATGCTGCTCTGGCCACCGTCGGAGCCCATCTAGCTCACCAG ggtctcactaagttgctctga
- the Coq2 gene encoding 4-hydroxybenzoate polyprenyltransferase, mitochondrial isoform X5, whose product MLGFRGVVLARGLRAVASAWLRDSSCRALAVAHTAGAPRAGDWLSPAPPQLHRRPLSLSAAAVVSSAPRPVQPYLRLMRLDKPIGTWLLYLPCTWSIGLAAEPGCFPDWYMLSLFGTGAILMRGAGCTINDMWDHDYDKKVTRTANRPIAAGDISIFQSFVFLGGQLTLALGILLCLNYYSIALGATSLLLVITYPLMKRITYWPQLALGLTFNWGALLGWSAIKGSCDPSVCLPLYFSGVMWTLIYDTIYAHQDKRDDALIGLKSTALRFQENTKQWLTGFSVAMMGALSLVGVNSDQTVPYYAALATVGAHLAHQIYTLDIHRPEDCWDKFTSNRTIGIIIFLGIVLGNLWKEKKIDETKTRSH is encoded by the exons ATGCTGGGCTTTCGGGGAGTAGTACTTGCACGGGGCCTGCGGGCCGTGGCGTCGGCATGGCTGCGGGACTCGAGTTGCCGTGCGCTGGCCGTGGCGCACACAGCAGGCGCGCCCCGCGCAGGGGActggctgtccccagccccaCCGCAGCTACACCGGCGCCCGCTCAGCCTTTCGGCCGCGGCGGTCGTGAGCTCGGCGCCCCGCCCTGTGCAGCCCTATCTGCGCCTCATGCGGTTGGACAAGCCCATTG GAACCTGGCTACTGTATTTGCCATGTACCTGGAGCATTGGTTTGGCAGCTGAACCAGGTTGTTTTCCAGATTGGTACATGTTATCCCTCTTTGGCACTGGAGCTATTCTGATGCGTGGAGCAGGCTGTACTATTAATGACATGTGGGATCATGACTACGATAAAAAG GTTACAAGAACAGCAAATCGTCCAATAGCTGCTGGAGACATTTCAATTTTTCAatcctttgtttttcttggagGACAGCTGACCTTGGCACTGGGTATTCTTCTGTGTTTGAATTACTACag tataGCTCTGGGAGCAACATCCTTACTTCTTGTCATCACCTACCCACTAATGAAGAGAATTACATACTGGCCTCAGTTAGCCTTGG GGCTGACTTTTAATTGGGGAGCATTACTTGGATGGTCTGCTATCAAGGGTTCCTGTGATCCATCTGTGTGCCTGCCTCTTTATTTTTCTGGAGTTATGTGGACACTGATATATGATACTATATATGCTCATCag GACAAAAGAGACGATGCTCTGATTGGTCTTAAGTCCACAGCACTGCGGTTCCAAGAAAACACCAAGCAGTGGCTAACTGGCTTCAGTGTTGCCATGATGGGGGCGCTGAGCCTAGTGGGAGTAAATAGTGATCAAACTGTACCATACTATGCTGCTCTGGCCACCGTCGGAGCCCATCTAGCTCACCAG ATTTACACCCTAGACATCCACAGACCTGAGGATTGTTGGGATAAATTTACCTCCAACCGAACAATAGGAATAATCATTTTTTTAGGGATTGTCCTTGGGAACTtgtggaaagaaaagaagatagaTGAAACAAAGACAA ggtctcactaa
- the Coq2 gene encoding 4-hydroxybenzoate polyprenyltransferase, mitochondrial isoform X1, which yields MLGFRGVVLARGLRAVASAWLRDSSCRALAVAHTAGAPRAGDWLSPAPPQLHRRPLSLSAAAVVSSAPRPVQPYLRLMRLDKPIGTWLLYLPCTWSIGLAAEPGCFPDWYMLSLFGTGAILMRGAGCTINDMWDHDYDKKVTRTANRPIAAGDISIFQSFVFLGGQLTLALGILLCLNYYSIALGATSLLLVITYPLMKRITYWPQLALGLTFNWGALLGWSAIKGSCDPSVCLPLYFSGVMWTLIYDTIYAHQDKRDDALIGLKSTALRFQENTKQWLTGFSVAMMGALSLVGVNSDQTVPYYAALATVGAHLAHQIYTLDIHRPEDCWDKFTSNRTIGIIIFLGIVLGNLWKEKKIDETKTILGGHNILVGMWC from the exons ATGCTGGGCTTTCGGGGAGTAGTACTTGCACGGGGCCTGCGGGCCGTGGCGTCGGCATGGCTGCGGGACTCGAGTTGCCGTGCGCTGGCCGTGGCGCACACAGCAGGCGCGCCCCGCGCAGGGGActggctgtccccagccccaCCGCAGCTACACCGGCGCCCGCTCAGCCTTTCGGCCGCGGCGGTCGTGAGCTCGGCGCCCCGCCCTGTGCAGCCCTATCTGCGCCTCATGCGGTTGGACAAGCCCATTG GAACCTGGCTACTGTATTTGCCATGTACCTGGAGCATTGGTTTGGCAGCTGAACCAGGTTGTTTTCCAGATTGGTACATGTTATCCCTCTTTGGCACTGGAGCTATTCTGATGCGTGGAGCAGGCTGTACTATTAATGACATGTGGGATCATGACTACGATAAAAAG GTTACAAGAACAGCAAATCGTCCAATAGCTGCTGGAGACATTTCAATTTTTCAatcctttgtttttcttggagGACAGCTGACCTTGGCACTGGGTATTCTTCTGTGTTTGAATTACTACag tataGCTCTGGGAGCAACATCCTTACTTCTTGTCATCACCTACCCACTAATGAAGAGAATTACATACTGGCCTCAGTTAGCCTTGG GGCTGACTTTTAATTGGGGAGCATTACTTGGATGGTCTGCTATCAAGGGTTCCTGTGATCCATCTGTGTGCCTGCCTCTTTATTTTTCTGGAGTTATGTGGACACTGATATATGATACTATATATGCTCATCag GACAAAAGAGACGATGCTCTGATTGGTCTTAAGTCCACAGCACTGCGGTTCCAAGAAAACACCAAGCAGTGGCTAACTGGCTTCAGTGTTGCCATGATGGGGGCGCTGAGCCTAGTGGGAGTAAATAGTGATCAAACTGTACCATACTATGCTGCTCTGGCCACCGTCGGAGCCCATCTAGCTCACCAG ATTTACACCCTAGACATCCACAGACCTGAGGATTGTTGGGATAAATTTACCTCCAACCGAACAATAGGAATAATCATTTTTTTAGGGATTGTCCTTGGGAACTtgtggaaagaaaagaagatagaTGAAACAAAGACAA
- the Coq2 gene encoding 4-hydroxybenzoate polyprenyltransferase, mitochondrial isoform X2, with the protein MLGFRGVVLARGLRAVASAWLRDSSCRALAVAHTAGAPRAGDWLSPAPPQLHRRPLSLSAAAVVSSAPRPVQPYLRLMRLDKPIGTWLLYLPCTWSIGLAAEPGCFPDWYMLSLFGTGAILMRGAGCTINDMWDHDYDKKVTRTANRPIAAGDISIFQSFVFLGGQLTLALGILLCLNYYSIALGATSLLLVITYPLMKRITYWPQLALGLTFNWGALLGWSAIKGSCDPSVCLPLYFSGVMWTLIYDTIYAHQDKRDDALIGLKSTALRFQENTKQWLTGFSVAMMGALSLVGVNSDQTVPYYAALATVGAHLAHQIYTLDIHRPEDCWDKFTSNRTIGIIIFLGIVLGNLWKEKKIDETKTNRVSLSCSD; encoded by the exons ATGCTGGGCTTTCGGGGAGTAGTACTTGCACGGGGCCTGCGGGCCGTGGCGTCGGCATGGCTGCGGGACTCGAGTTGCCGTGCGCTGGCCGTGGCGCACACAGCAGGCGCGCCCCGCGCAGGGGActggctgtccccagccccaCCGCAGCTACACCGGCGCCCGCTCAGCCTTTCGGCCGCGGCGGTCGTGAGCTCGGCGCCCCGCCCTGTGCAGCCCTATCTGCGCCTCATGCGGTTGGACAAGCCCATTG GAACCTGGCTACTGTATTTGCCATGTACCTGGAGCATTGGTTTGGCAGCTGAACCAGGTTGTTTTCCAGATTGGTACATGTTATCCCTCTTTGGCACTGGAGCTATTCTGATGCGTGGAGCAGGCTGTACTATTAATGACATGTGGGATCATGACTACGATAAAAAG GTTACAAGAACAGCAAATCGTCCAATAGCTGCTGGAGACATTTCAATTTTTCAatcctttgtttttcttggagGACAGCTGACCTTGGCACTGGGTATTCTTCTGTGTTTGAATTACTACag tataGCTCTGGGAGCAACATCCTTACTTCTTGTCATCACCTACCCACTAATGAAGAGAATTACATACTGGCCTCAGTTAGCCTTGG GGCTGACTTTTAATTGGGGAGCATTACTTGGATGGTCTGCTATCAAGGGTTCCTGTGATCCATCTGTGTGCCTGCCTCTTTATTTTTCTGGAGTTATGTGGACACTGATATATGATACTATATATGCTCATCag GACAAAAGAGACGATGCTCTGATTGGTCTTAAGTCCACAGCACTGCGGTTCCAAGAAAACACCAAGCAGTGGCTAACTGGCTTCAGTGTTGCCATGATGGGGGCGCTGAGCCTAGTGGGAGTAAATAGTGATCAAACTGTACCATACTATGCTGCTCTGGCCACCGTCGGAGCCCATCTAGCTCACCAG ATTTACACCCTAGACATCCACAGACCTGAGGATTGTTGGGATAAATTTACCTCCAACCGAACAATAGGAATAATCATTTTTTTAGGGATTGTCCTTGGGAACTtgtggaaagaaaagaagatagaTGAAACAAAGACAA atagggtctcactaagttgctctgactga
- the Coq2 gene encoding 4-hydroxybenzoate polyprenyltransferase, mitochondrial isoform X3, which produces MLGFRGVVLARGLRAVASAWLRDSSCRALAVAHTAGAPRAGDWLSPAPPQLHRRPLSLSAAAVVSSAPRPVQPYLRLMRLDKPIGTWLLYLPCTWSIGLAAEPGCFPDWYMLSLFGTGAILMRGAGCTINDMWDHDYDKKVTRTANRPIAAGDISIFQSFVFLGGQLTLALGILLCLNYYSIALGATSLLLVITYPLMKRITYWPQLALGLTFNWGALLGWSAIKGSCDPSVCLPLYFSGVMWTLIYDTIYAHQDKRDDALIGLKSTALRFQENTKQWLTGFSVAMMGALSLVGVNSDQTVPYYAALATVGAHLAHQIYTLDIHRPEDCWDKFTSNRTIGIIIFLGIVLGNLWKEKKIDETKTSKDSKIEN; this is translated from the exons ATGCTGGGCTTTCGGGGAGTAGTACTTGCACGGGGCCTGCGGGCCGTGGCGTCGGCATGGCTGCGGGACTCGAGTTGCCGTGCGCTGGCCGTGGCGCACACAGCAGGCGCGCCCCGCGCAGGGGActggctgtccccagccccaCCGCAGCTACACCGGCGCCCGCTCAGCCTTTCGGCCGCGGCGGTCGTGAGCTCGGCGCCCCGCCCTGTGCAGCCCTATCTGCGCCTCATGCGGTTGGACAAGCCCATTG GAACCTGGCTACTGTATTTGCCATGTACCTGGAGCATTGGTTTGGCAGCTGAACCAGGTTGTTTTCCAGATTGGTACATGTTATCCCTCTTTGGCACTGGAGCTATTCTGATGCGTGGAGCAGGCTGTACTATTAATGACATGTGGGATCATGACTACGATAAAAAG GTTACAAGAACAGCAAATCGTCCAATAGCTGCTGGAGACATTTCAATTTTTCAatcctttgtttttcttggagGACAGCTGACCTTGGCACTGGGTATTCTTCTGTGTTTGAATTACTACag tataGCTCTGGGAGCAACATCCTTACTTCTTGTCATCACCTACCCACTAATGAAGAGAATTACATACTGGCCTCAGTTAGCCTTGG GGCTGACTTTTAATTGGGGAGCATTACTTGGATGGTCTGCTATCAAGGGTTCCTGTGATCCATCTGTGTGCCTGCCTCTTTATTTTTCTGGAGTTATGTGGACACTGATATATGATACTATATATGCTCATCag GACAAAAGAGACGATGCTCTGATTGGTCTTAAGTCCACAGCACTGCGGTTCCAAGAAAACACCAAGCAGTGGCTAACTGGCTTCAGTGTTGCCATGATGGGGGCGCTGAGCCTAGTGGGAGTAAATAGTGATCAAACTGTACCATACTATGCTGCTCTGGCCACCGTCGGAGCCCATCTAGCTCACCAG ATTTACACCCTAGACATCCACAGACCTGAGGATTGTTGGGATAAATTTACCTCCAACCGAACAATAGGAATAATCATTTTTTTAGGGATTGTCCTTGGGAACTtgtggaaagaaaagaagatagaTGAAACAAAGACAAGTAAAgatagtaaaatagaaaattag